In a single window of the Subtercola sp. PAMC28395 genome:
- a CDS encoding PDZ domain-containing protein: MRRRRNIGWVSLIVALGLALGMSFIPSPYVIEQPGPVFNTLGTTTHDGTEVPLISITGAPTYPTAGALDMLTVSVVGTPQSLPSWAEVISAWFDPSRAAVPVDAVYPPSVTVEQRDQENTAMMVDSQQEAIAAALTDLSIPFTTTVTVAQLADNSAATGVLDVGDVIDSVNGTPVTTVDGLRKAVTANGDASPATLVITRKGAQQTVTVTPKKADDGTILLGIAASASYQFPFTVDIQLDNVGGPSAGMMFALGIIDQLTPGQLNGGKNVAGTGTITADGTVGPIGGIRQKLFGAKQNGASYFLAPSSNCDEVTGHVPGGLTVYAVSTLTDSLTALNDISSGTGLDSLPTCDSVQASK; the protein is encoded by the coding sequence GTGAGACGGCGCAGGAATATCGGCTGGGTCAGCCTCATCGTGGCCCTCGGGTTGGCGCTGGGAATGAGCTTCATTCCCTCTCCCTACGTGATCGAGCAGCCGGGGCCGGTGTTCAACACGCTCGGCACAACCACGCACGACGGTACAGAGGTGCCCTTGATCTCGATCACCGGTGCGCCGACCTACCCGACTGCTGGTGCACTTGACATGCTCACCGTCTCGGTGGTGGGCACGCCGCAGAGCCTGCCCAGCTGGGCAGAGGTCATCTCGGCGTGGTTCGACCCCTCCCGGGCAGCCGTGCCAGTCGACGCGGTCTACCCACCGTCGGTGACCGTCGAGCAGCGCGACCAGGAGAACACCGCGATGATGGTCGACTCGCAGCAGGAGGCCATTGCGGCGGCGCTCACCGACCTGTCGATCCCGTTCACCACGACCGTCACTGTCGCCCAGCTCGCCGACAACTCGGCGGCGACCGGCGTGCTGGACGTGGGCGATGTGATCGATTCGGTGAACGGAACACCGGTGACGACTGTCGACGGCCTGCGCAAAGCGGTCACAGCAAACGGCGACGCGTCGCCGGCAACGCTGGTGATCACGCGCAAGGGCGCCCAGCAGACCGTCACCGTCACGCCGAAGAAGGCTGACGACGGAACAATTCTTCTCGGTATCGCGGCGTCGGCGAGTTACCAGTTCCCGTTCACTGTCGACATCCAGCTCGACAACGTCGGTGGCCCGAGTGCAGGGATGATGTTCGCTCTCGGAATCATCGACCAGCTGACGCCGGGGCAGCTCAACGGCGGAAAGAACGTTGCGGGCACCGGCACCATCACCGCAGACGGCACGGTGGGACCGATCGGCGGAATCCGCCAGAAACTCTTCGGCGCCAAACAGAACGGTGCATCGTATTTTCTGGCACCCTCCTCGAACTGTGACGAGGTCACCGGCCACGTGCCGGGTGGCCTGACCGTCTACGCCGTGTCGACTCTCACCGACTCGCTCACCGCACTGAACGACATCTCGTCGGGAACAGGTCTTGATTCGTTGCCAACTTGTGACTCGGTGCAGGCTTCGAAGTAG
- a CDS encoding UPF0182 family protein, with translation MTSSTAQNSGQKPARKSRTVIAVAIAVIAVLAIAFFIFTNLYTEVLWYNQLGFVSVLTTQWVAGTVMFFIGFFAMAIPVFASIEIAFRFRPVYAKLNSQLDRYQQVVEPLRRLAAFGIPALLGLFAGVATATRWQVVLMYLNRTSFGKTDPQFGLDVSFYVYDLPFWQSVVGFASAVVILSGIAAVSTSYLYGAIRFGQREVRISKTARVQVAITAGIYLLLQAVSIWLDQYATLTSSGGLLTGASYSDVNATIPGLQILSGIAVIVAILFLIAAFIGRWRLPVIGTVLLIISGLILGSLYPWVVQRFQVDPSEKSLEQPYLQDNINATRDAYGVSDVETIPYDAKTTAEAGALRADAATTSSIRILDPAIVSGTFAALQQFRQYYQFPTDLNVDRYTIDGKSQDTVTTVRDLNLTQLGTSASWYNQTVVYTHGYGVVAAYGNQRSADGQPVFAESGIPSTGVLGAYEPRIYFGKTSPDYSIVGAAQGASAVELDYPSGTDSASQAYSTFTGDGGPKLDNVFNRLAYALKFQSEQIFLSEAVNANSQILYDRDPATRVSKVAPYLTIDSDPYASVVDGKVVWIVDGYTTSSNYPYSKTEGLSAAIADTNTPKLGYAVDNNINYIRNSVKATVDAYTGKVTLYAWDDTDPMLQTWEKIFPATVKPMSEMGSQLMSHVRYPADLFKVQRAILGQYHVTDAGSFYSREDAWTTPNDPTSLAASPTLQPPYYLTLQMPGQTEPQYSLYTTFIPLTGEDTSKSLNGYLAVDSNAGATAGQKSADFGKLRLLTLPKAGTVPGPGQQQNKFSSNPTVSQALNLLKQGSTDVISGNLLTLPVGGGLLYVQPVYVKSRGETSYPLLQKILVGFGDKIAFEDTLNAALDDLFGGDSGATAGDGNTPSPGAGTGTGTGTSTGTGTTTPSTTNNAALQQALNEAQAALTARDAALKAADWAAYGVADAQLKTAVAAAIAASGQ, from the coding sequence GTGACTTCCTCCACCGCCCAGAACTCCGGCCAGAAGCCCGCGCGTAAGTCGCGAACAGTGATCGCGGTCGCGATTGCCGTAATCGCGGTTCTCGCCATCGCCTTCTTCATCTTCACGAACCTCTACACCGAAGTGCTGTGGTACAACCAGCTCGGGTTTGTCAGCGTGCTCACCACCCAGTGGGTGGCCGGAACAGTGATGTTCTTCATCGGCTTCTTCGCCATGGCCATTCCTGTCTTCGCGAGCATCGAGATCGCCTTCCGCTTCAGGCCGGTCTACGCGAAGCTGAACTCCCAGCTCGACCGTTACCAGCAGGTCGTCGAACCGTTGCGTCGCCTGGCGGCGTTCGGCATCCCGGCGCTTCTCGGTCTCTTCGCCGGTGTCGCCACAGCCACGCGCTGGCAGGTCGTGCTGATGTACCTCAACAGGACGTCGTTCGGCAAGACCGATCCGCAGTTCGGGCTCGATGTCTCGTTCTACGTCTACGACCTGCCGTTCTGGCAGAGTGTCGTCGGGTTCGCCTCGGCGGTCGTGATCCTCTCCGGTATCGCTGCAGTCTCGACGAGCTACCTCTACGGCGCCATCAGGTTCGGGCAGCGTGAAGTGCGGATTTCCAAGACCGCCCGCGTACAGGTCGCGATCACCGCCGGCATCTATCTCCTGCTGCAGGCCGTCAGCATCTGGCTCGACCAGTACGCGACCCTCACGAGCAGTGGCGGGCTCCTCACCGGGGCCTCCTACTCCGACGTCAATGCCACCATCCCCGGCCTTCAGATCCTCTCCGGTATCGCTGTCATCGTCGCGATCCTGTTCCTGATCGCTGCCTTCATCGGCCGGTGGAGGCTGCCGGTCATCGGCACGGTGCTGCTCATCATCAGCGGTCTCATCCTTGGCTCGCTCTACCCGTGGGTCGTTCAGCGCTTCCAGGTCGACCCGTCTGAGAAAAGCCTCGAGCAGCCCTACCTTCAAGACAACATCAATGCGACAAGGGATGCCTACGGGGTCTCCGATGTCGAGACGATTCCGTACGACGCGAAGACGACGGCTGAGGCAGGGGCGCTCCGGGCCGACGCAGCGACCACCTCGAGCATCCGGATTCTCGACCCTGCCATCGTGAGCGGAACATTCGCGGCGCTGCAGCAGTTCCGGCAGTACTACCAGTTCCCGACCGACCTCAACGTCGACCGGTACACCATCGACGGCAAGAGCCAGGACACGGTCACCACCGTACGTGACCTGAACCTCACGCAGCTCGGCACCTCGGCGAGCTGGTACAACCAGACCGTCGTGTACACGCACGGGTACGGGGTGGTCGCCGCCTACGGCAACCAGCGCTCGGCCGACGGCCAGCCGGTCTTTGCCGAGTCGGGCATCCCTAGCACCGGTGTACTGGGCGCCTACGAACCGCGCATCTACTTCGGCAAGACATCACCGGACTACTCGATCGTTGGTGCCGCCCAGGGCGCGTCGGCGGTCGAACTCGACTACCCGTCGGGCACTGACAGCGCGTCGCAGGCCTACAGCACGTTCACCGGCGACGGCGGGCCGAAGCTCGACAACGTCTTCAACCGCTTGGCTTATGCGCTGAAGTTCCAGTCGGAGCAGATCTTCCTTTCTGAGGCCGTCAATGCGAACTCACAGATCCTCTACGACCGCGATCCGGCGACCCGCGTGTCGAAGGTCGCGCCGTACCTGACGATCGACTCTGATCCCTATGCGTCGGTTGTCGACGGCAAGGTGGTCTGGATCGTCGACGGTTACACCACTTCGTCGAACTACCCGTATTCCAAGACCGAGGGGCTGAGTGCGGCCATTGCCGACACGAACACTCCCAAGCTCGGGTATGCGGTCGACAACAACATCAACTACATCCGCAACTCGGTGAAGGCCACCGTCGATGCCTACACAGGCAAGGTCACGCTCTACGCCTGGGATGACACCGACCCGATGCTGCAGACCTGGGAGAAGATCTTTCCCGCCACGGTGAAGCCCATGAGCGAGATGGGCTCGCAGCTCATGAGCCACGTGCGGTACCCCGCAGACCTCTTCAAGGTGCAGCGTGCCATCCTCGGGCAGTACCACGTCACCGATGCCGGTTCGTTCTACTCGCGTGAAGACGCCTGGACGACGCCGAACGACCCGACGTCTCTCGCGGCAAGCCCCACGCTGCAGCCTCCCTATTACCTGACCCTGCAGATGCCGGGCCAGACAGAGCCGCAGTACTCGCTGTACACGACCTTCATTCCACTGACCGGCGAAGACACGTCCAAGAGCCTCAACGGGTATCTCGCGGTCGATTCCAACGCGGGGGCCACGGCAGGGCAGAAGTCTGCCGACTTCGGCAAGCTTCGCCTGTTGACTTTGCCCAAGGCCGGCACGGTGCCCGGCCCCGGGCAGCAGCAGAACAAGTTCAGCTCGAACCCCACTGTCTCGCAGGCGCTCAACCTGCTGAAACAGGGCTCGACCGACGTGATCAGCGGTAACCTGCTGACCCTCCCGGTCGGTGGCGGGTTACTTTACGTGCAACCGGTCTATGTCAAGTCACGAGGTGAGACGAGTTACCCGCTGCTGCAGAAGATCCTCGTGGGCTTCGGTGACAAGATCGCCTTCGAAGACACCCTGAATGCGGCCCTCGACGACCTCTTCGGGGGCGACTCTGGCGCGACCGCTGGCGACGGTAATACCCCCTCTCCGGGAGCTGGCACTGGGACGGGCACTGGCACGTCGACAGGCACCGGCACGACTACGCCGTCGACAACCAACAATGCGGCTCTCCAGCAGGCGCTGAACGAGGCGCAGGCGGCATTGACGGCGAGGGATGCTGCGCTCAAGGCGGCCGACTGGGCAGCGTACGGCGTCGCTGACGCGCAGCTCAAGACGGCCGTTGCCGCAGCGATTGCGGCCAGCGGGCAGTAG
- a CDS encoding phosphotransferase — MARSSLTLAALATAAVAGLDVVSTSPLSTGQSGRYDSALLQARGGDRYVVRVPTADEAEREQSGDLVALRALTGGSRSRLPFAAPEFVGQAPIAQVPSPQTSSGQTRGMVYNYIEGRPATLASLDDSVELAESFGRAIASIHSLPTSVVTDAGLPVFSATESARVARTAKDRAAATGKVPTELLTRWSLALEDSALWQFQPTVIHGSLGPESFLVAGDRVTGILDWSNFKVGDPASDLYWLSSVSREESATRVFSGYNVARSGPVDRQLRKRARLYAELEIAKWLVHGYDLRDSLIVDDAVGMLAGLASTAQSDLLNPLSTDTGRIMAVDEVEEMLARTPRSETVTARDHANAARISEDD, encoded by the coding sequence ATGGCCAGATCCTCTCTCACTCTAGCCGCGCTAGCGACCGCGGCCGTCGCCGGGCTCGACGTCGTGTCGACCTCGCCTCTCTCCACCGGGCAGTCCGGCCGGTACGACTCAGCGCTGCTGCAGGCCAGGGGCGGAGACCGGTATGTCGTGCGGGTTCCGACGGCCGATGAGGCAGAGCGCGAACAGTCAGGCGATCTCGTGGCCCTGCGTGCGTTGACCGGCGGGTCACGGAGCCGTCTTCCCTTCGCCGCCCCGGAGTTCGTCGGCCAGGCCCCCATTGCCCAGGTCCCCAGCCCCCAGACGTCAAGCGGCCAGACCCGCGGAATGGTCTACAACTACATCGAGGGTCGGCCTGCCACACTCGCAAGCCTCGACGACAGTGTCGAGCTGGCCGAGTCGTTCGGCCGCGCCATCGCCTCGATTCACTCGCTGCCGACCTCCGTCGTCACCGACGCCGGGCTGCCCGTCTTCAGCGCAACGGAATCGGCCCGGGTTGCACGAACGGCGAAAGACCGCGCGGCTGCTACCGGCAAAGTGCCCACCGAGCTGCTCACGCGATGGTCGCTCGCCCTCGAAGACAGCGCCCTGTGGCAGTTCCAGCCCACCGTCATCCATGGCTCGCTCGGCCCGGAATCGTTCCTGGTCGCCGGCGACAGGGTCACGGGCATCCTTGACTGGTCGAATTTCAAGGTCGGCGACCCAGCCAGCGATCTCTACTGGCTGAGCTCGGTCTCGCGTGAGGAGTCGGCCACACGGGTGTTCTCGGGCTACAACGTCGCCCGCTCAGGGCCCGTCGACCGACAACTGCGAAAGCGGGCCCGGCTCTACGCCGAGCTCGAGATAGCGAAGTGGCTTGTGCACGGCTATGACCTCAGGGACTCCCTGATCGTCGACGACGCGGTGGGCATGCTCGCCGGTCTCGCCTCCACGGCCCAGTCCGACCTGCTGAACCCCCTGTCGACTGACACCGGGCGCATCATGGCCGTCGACGAGGTCGAAGAGATGCTGGCGCGCACACCGCGCTCCGAAACCGTCACTGCTCGAGACCACGCCAACGCAGCTCGCATCTCCGAAGACGACTGA
- the nudC gene encoding NAD(+) diphosphatase, giving the protein MIGQPLHTTFLSSLPLSRFEIDRDHEFRGTPQLFDTLWADEATRVAVFWNGLALLGTGSAGHPELAFLPPASIGAVSGAGVTGSAGVEVAVYLGRSLATDVTEPVGTRLVALSLTDDAARALEPDESRWVNLRMVAPGLTDRDAGVFTEALGIINWHNSHTHCPRCGAETVPEMGGWVRRCPVQDIEIFPRTDPAVIVGIVDEHDRILLGSNALWENNRYSLLAGFVEPGESLEAAAIREVYEESGVRILTPEYLGSQPWPFPASLMCGFLARVDPASSTDPLVPDGEEILDVRWFSREDLADPAQTAILPGSSSIARAIIEHWYGGSIPGRDW; this is encoded by the coding sequence ATGATTGGTCAACCCTTGCATACGACTTTTCTCTCTTCGCTGCCGCTCTCCCGTTTCGAGATCGACCGCGATCACGAGTTTCGCGGCACGCCGCAGCTGTTCGACACACTCTGGGCAGACGAGGCTACGCGCGTTGCGGTGTTCTGGAACGGGCTGGCGCTTCTGGGCACTGGCTCTGCCGGGCATCCGGAGCTGGCTTTCCTGCCTCCAGCGAGCATCGGAGCAGTCAGTGGGGCGGGTGTGACCGGTTCTGCTGGAGTGGAGGTCGCGGTGTACCTCGGGCGCTCGCTGGCCACCGATGTCACCGAGCCAGTCGGAACCCGACTCGTCGCGCTGTCGCTCACCGACGACGCAGCACGCGCACTCGAGCCAGACGAAAGCCGGTGGGTGAACCTGCGTATGGTCGCGCCGGGGCTGACCGACCGTGACGCCGGTGTCTTCACCGAGGCGCTCGGCATCATCAACTGGCACAACTCCCACACCCACTGCCCACGCTGCGGAGCAGAGACCGTGCCAGAGATGGGCGGCTGGGTGAGGCGATGCCCCGTGCAGGACATCGAGATCTTTCCCCGGACCGACCCGGCGGTGATCGTCGGGATCGTCGATGAGCATGACCGCATCCTGCTGGGCTCGAACGCCCTGTGGGAGAACAACCGGTACTCGCTGCTGGCCGGCTTCGTCGAGCCAGGCGAGTCGCTCGAGGCCGCGGCGATTCGCGAGGTCTACGAGGAGTCAGGAGTCCGGATTCTCACGCCCGAGTACCTCGGTTCGCAGCCATGGCCGTTTCCGGCGTCGTTGATGTGCGGGTTCCTCGCCCGCGTCGACCCTGCCTCCTCGACTGATCCGCTGGTGCCCGACGGTGAAGAGATCCTCGATGTGCGCTGGTTCAGCCGCGAAGACCTGGCCGACCCGGCCCAGACGGCGATCCTGCCCGGATCCTCTTCGATTGCGCGTGCGATCATCGAGCACTGGTACGGCGGTTCCATTCCCGGGCGGGATTGGTGA
- a CDS encoding zinc-dependent metalloprotease has product MLRQFLSGNSELDPSKLASAAGLPSDPAAVAALMQQLQSAMQNTTDGVDWKVALNAAQEIASAETVVSSPAAKSALEQALHVAELWLDEVTYVAELAASPKLMSRKEWVTASMPVWTELAEPVALSIANALTEVLKDQAPEELSGMMASASQMMRNIGGALFAMQLGQVVGQLSTEVVSGGDVGIPLMSEQQAVLIPQNLAEFGEGLDIPADQVQLYLAVRELAHARLFRHAKWLRLHMISSITEFARGISIDTSRLEDLASGFDPSNPEELRQAMMSGALIPPKTDTQLQALARLETTLALVEGWVDVVTAAATVRLPKRDSVAETVRRRRATGGPAESAFSTLVGLELRPRRLREAAAMWQAVTDAVGPEARDALWSHPDVVPTTEDLDNPAALVARLLAGEPEPDEMDQAIEDFFRAEEGDTPPAV; this is encoded by the coding sequence ATGCTCCGGCAGTTTCTGTCGGGAAACTCCGAGCTCGACCCCTCGAAACTCGCGAGCGCGGCCGGCCTGCCGTCTGACCCCGCTGCTGTCGCGGCGCTGATGCAGCAACTGCAGAGCGCCATGCAGAACACCACCGATGGCGTGGACTGGAAGGTCGCACTGAACGCAGCCCAGGAGATCGCCTCAGCCGAGACCGTCGTCTCCTCCCCCGCCGCCAAGTCCGCCCTCGAGCAGGCCCTGCACGTGGCCGAGCTATGGCTCGACGAAGTCACGTATGTCGCCGAGTTGGCGGCTTCGCCGAAGCTGATGTCGCGCAAGGAATGGGTCACAGCATCCATGCCGGTGTGGACGGAGCTCGCAGAGCCCGTCGCTCTGAGCATCGCAAACGCCCTGACCGAGGTCCTGAAAGACCAGGCACCCGAGGAACTCTCGGGGATGATGGCCAGCGCGAGCCAGATGATGCGCAACATCGGCGGCGCCCTGTTCGCCATGCAGCTCGGCCAGGTCGTGGGGCAGCTCTCGACCGAAGTCGTCTCGGGCGGCGACGTCGGAATTCCGTTGATGAGCGAACAACAGGCCGTACTCATCCCACAGAACCTCGCCGAGTTCGGTGAAGGCCTCGACATTCCCGCAGACCAGGTGCAGCTGTACCTGGCTGTGCGCGAATTGGCGCACGCCCGACTGTTCCGGCACGCGAAGTGGCTGCGACTGCACATGATCTCCTCGATCACCGAGTTCGCCCGCGGCATTTCGATCGACACCAGTCGCCTCGAAGACCTGGCCAGCGGGTTCGACCCCTCGAACCCCGAAGAACTCCGCCAGGCGATGATGAGCGGCGCCCTGATCCCGCCGAAGACCGACACGCAGCTGCAGGCACTGGCGCGCCTCGAGACCACTCTCGCACTGGTCGAGGGATGGGTCGACGTGGTCACCGCGGCGGCAACGGTTCGCCTGCCGAAACGCGACTCCGTCGCCGAGACGGTTCGTCGTCGCCGCGCGACAGGGGGGCCTGCAGAGTCGGCATTCTCAACGCTCGTCGGCCTCGAGCTCCGGCCGCGGCGCCTCCGCGAAGCGGCAGCGATGTGGCAGGCCGTCACTGACGCCGTGGGCCCCGAAGCACGGGATGCCCTGTGGTCACACCCCGACGTGGTGCCCACCACTGAAGACCTCGACAACCCCGCAGCTCTCGTGGCGCGGCTCCTTGCGGGCGAACCGGAGCCCGACGAGATGGATCAGGCCATCGAGGACTTCTTTCGCGCAGAAGAGGGTGACACCCCGCCGGCCGTCTGA
- a CDS encoding ATP-dependent helicase — MGERSEPATGAEALLSGLDSEQRVVASTLLGPVCVLAGAGTGKTRAITHRIAYGVATGVFPPSKVMALTFTARSAAELRSRLRSLGAGGVSARTFHSAALAQLNFFWPQVIGGDVPRLLEGKGRLLGQVAENLKLRVDTATLRDLAAEIEWRKISNLSLDAYGLAARTSRAQPGSLSVEQVIDLQREYEKVKDERRQLDFEDVLLATAGMIETEPSVAMQVREQYRFFVVDEYQDVSPLQHHLLSLWLGDRRDLCVVGDASQTIYSFAGANSDFLLSFGRAYPNSKMVRLERNYRSTPAVVDAANRLMRGRTGALSLRSAGGGPGDGAAREIGARASDARASTTARGAEPTITAYASDAAEARGVAATIARLIVDGTKPEDIAVLYRINAQAAALEGALAEAGVTYQIRGSQRFFDLPEVKQAVMSLRAASVSISGEPLFKSVSDVLRSLGWSQSPPEARGAVRDRWESLNAIMGLAEQQPARTSFRAFTDELLERQAGQHEPTIAAVTLATLHSAKGLEWGSVFILGLSEGLVPISYATTLDLVDEERRLLYVGVTRARRLLALSWAQTGASRSQVRQPSRFLAELGTRTPDAPPLRSR; from the coding sequence CTGGGTGAGCGGAGTGAGCCGGCAACCGGTGCTGAGGCGCTGTTGTCGGGTCTTGACTCAGAACAACGAGTCGTCGCCAGCACCCTTCTCGGCCCGGTCTGTGTTCTTGCCGGGGCTGGCACCGGTAAGACCAGGGCAATCACCCACCGCATCGCCTACGGCGTTGCAACCGGTGTCTTCCCTCCGAGCAAGGTGATGGCCCTCACCTTCACCGCCCGCTCGGCGGCGGAACTCCGCTCGCGCCTGCGGTCCCTGGGAGCGGGCGGAGTCTCTGCACGAACGTTCCATTCGGCCGCCCTCGCCCAGCTGAACTTCTTCTGGCCCCAGGTGATCGGCGGTGACGTGCCGCGGCTGCTCGAGGGCAAGGGCCGCCTGCTCGGGCAGGTCGCAGAGAACCTCAAGTTGCGGGTCGACACTGCGACCCTCCGCGACCTCGCCGCAGAAATCGAGTGGCGCAAGATCTCGAACCTGTCGCTCGACGCCTATGGGCTCGCTGCGCGAACCAGCAGGGCGCAGCCCGGCTCCTTGAGCGTCGAACAGGTCATCGACCTCCAGCGCGAATATGAGAAGGTGAAAGACGAGCGTCGGCAGCTCGATTTCGAAGACGTGCTGCTGGCGACTGCAGGGATGATCGAGACCGAGCCTTCGGTCGCCATGCAGGTTCGCGAGCAGTACCGGTTCTTCGTCGTCGACGAATACCAGGACGTCTCGCCCCTGCAGCACCACTTGCTCTCGCTCTGGCTCGGCGACCGCCGGGACCTCTGCGTCGTCGGCGATGCGAGCCAGACGATCTACTCCTTCGCAGGTGCCAACTCGGACTTTCTCCTGTCGTTCGGTCGTGCGTACCCCAATTCGAAGATGGTTCGGCTCGAGCGCAACTATCGCTCGACACCCGCGGTTGTCGACGCGGCGAACCGCCTCATGCGTGGGCGCACCGGCGCACTGAGCCTTCGATCTGCAGGGGGCGGCCCAGGCGACGGCGCCGCGCGTGAGATCGGTGCGCGGGCAAGTGATGCGCGAGCCAGTACCACCGCCCGGGGCGCAGAACCGACGATCACGGCATACGCCTCCGACGCGGCAGAGGCGCGCGGAGTCGCTGCGACCATCGCACGCCTGATCGTCGACGGCACGAAACCCGAAGACATCGCCGTGTTGTACCGGATCAATGCCCAAGCCGCTGCGCTCGAAGGCGCCCTGGCCGAAGCGGGTGTGACCTACCAGATAAGGGGATCGCAGCGCTTCTTCGACCTGCCGGAGGTCAAGCAGGCGGTCATGAGCCTGCGAGCGGCATCGGTATCCATCTCGGGCGAGCCCCTGTTCAAGTCGGTGAGCGACGTTCTCCGTTCGCTCGGCTGGTCGCAGAGTCCTCCCGAAGCCAGAGGTGCAGTTCGCGATCGCTGGGAATCCCTGAATGCCATCATGGGCCTCGCCGAACAGCAGCCGGCACGCACCTCGTTCCGCGCCTTCACCGATGAGCTGCTCGAGCGTCAGGCGGGCCAGCATGAGCCGACCATCGCTGCGGTGACGCTGGCTACCCTGCACTCGGCCAAGGGGCTGGAGTGGGGGAGCGTCTTCATTCTCGGCCTGAGTGAGGGGCTCGTGCCGATCAGCTACGCCACTACGCTCGATCTGGTCGATGAAGAACGACGACTTCTCTATGTGGGGGTGACGCGGGCGCGCCGTCTTCTGGCGTTGTCGTGGGCCCAGACGGGTGCCAGTCGCTCCCAAGTGCGACAACCATCGCGCTTTCTGGCAGAGCTTGGCACGCGCACTCCGGATGCACCTCCGCTTCGCTCTCGGTGA